Sequence from the Muntiacus reevesi chromosome 9, mMunRee1.1, whole genome shotgun sequence genome:
CAAGACTGACTGACTCAAAATCCAGTGATGCTGAATGTACCTTGCTCATTATTTTGCCAGAGATGGCATCAGTGCATGAAGGACTAATGGCATCAGTGCATGAAGGACTAAAGAGATGGCACCAGAGCTCAGAACATGGATTGAATAACTTTCATCTTCTGCAGGTAACCCAGGAAGTGTATTCAGACACAAAATTCTTAACaaggctttctgttttgtaagagcACATTGGTGGAGTGAGAATTCaatcctttaagagttttcctttgtgattttcatAATCAGCCATGTTAGGATTCCTTCATGATtaacaaatatgtaaaaattgaTTCTATTTGATGATACACCTTTTGGATAATTTCATATTCTAATGATCTGAAAAAAATTTACCTTCCAGAAAATACtcttagaaattaatttcaagGTTAATGATTTGGCAGTATTTTCATTTCAGGTTTTTATAACTCTGACCCTACTTtcaatttttatgttctctaaataTAGCATGCTAATCTGTTAAAATTAAATGATGAGGTAGCATCCATATATCTTGACTGATTGACTTCCAAGAACTCAAGCAAATACTTACTAAGCAAGCTGTGACTTCAAGTCCTACTTTTCTATTCACAGATGAGCTTCAGCATCCGatcatgtgtttgttggtcatTTAGAGGCATTTTCCCTCTGtttgttgatattttaatttatttcatatttttatcttttgttagtTAATTGCTTACAGATCTTTACTTTCGATAATAACTCTGTGCATATCATCTAACATGTGTTCAGACTATTTTGTCCATTGATGTTTTGTTATACTTTCCtaagttcttaaaatatttgaaattttcagatATATTTGTTTGAGATTAATTGATTGGTTAAGAAGTTTCTTCCAACCCGAGAAGGAAGAAAATCACCTCTTTCATGAAATGGACATTAAATCttgctttacttctttttaaaacttttatcagcttttatttttgtctgagaTATAGCTATATGTACAATTTAAAGATTCTAGATAGAAAACTAGTTGTAGGGCTTCACTTATTTAGTGTTCTTttcccacatttcttttttttatttacttgcctATCTATTAGTTTGTGGTCAAGGAAGATGGTTTCATCAGCCTTGTATTATAATATCTGAAAGTACCCAAACATAATAAACCACAAGGActgtttgttgaataaaaaacaaattattgtAAGATTTTAGGAAGTCacttttaataattgtatttatagATAATGCTGTCCTGAACTCTGGAATAAGACATACAGAAGAACCTatggaacaaaggaaaaatgtaacTGAGTTTGTCCTCTTGGGGCTCACTCAGAGTGTCGAGGGGCAGGAAATTTTATTTGTCGTGTTCTTGCTCATTTACATTGTGACCATGGCGGGCAACCTGCTCATTGTCTGGACTGTGGTACTCAGCCCAACATTAGATGCCCCTATGTACTTCTTTCTTGGCTACTTATCATTTATGGATGCCTTTTATTCTACTTCAATCACCCCAAAGACAATTATAGACTTACTCTATGAGAAGAAAACCATTTCATTTCAAGCTTGCATGACCCAGCTTTTTACAGAGCATCTATTTAGTGGTGCTGAGGTTTTCCTCCTGGTtttcatggcctatgaccgccacctggccatctgcaaacccttgCATTATTCGACAATCATGAATCACAGAGTGTGTGTTCTGATGCTGCTATTGGCTTGGGTTGGTGGGTTTTTACATGCTCtacttcatattatttttttttacaaccttcccttctgtggccctaatgtcaTTGACCACTTTGGGTGTGATACGTATCCTTTGTTTAAACTTGCCTGCACTGACACCCACATTACTGCCCTCACAGTAGCTGCCAATGATGGGGCGATCTGTGTGACCATTTTTACACTCTTACTCATCTCCTATGGGGTCATTCTGCACTCCCTGAAGAATCTCAGTCAGGAAGGGAAGCGTGAAGCCTtgtccacctgtggctcccacattaCAGTGGTGGTCCTCTTCTTCGTGCCCTGTATTTTCACGTATTTGAGACCTCCTGTTACCTTACCCATTGATAAATACCTCGCTGTGTTTTACACCGTTGTCACCCCTATGCTGAACCCTCTAATCTATACTCTGAGAAATGTAGAGATGCAAAATGCCATGAAAAAGCTATGGatcagaaaaaaacaatgaagc
This genomic interval carries:
- the LOC136174695 gene encoding olfactory receptor 4A15-like; this translates as MEQRKNVTEFVLLGLTQSVEGQEILFVVFLLIYIVTMAGNLLIVWTVVLSPTLDAPMYFFLGYLSFMDAFYSTSITPKTIIDLLYEKKTISFQACMTQLFTEHLFSGAEVFLLVFMAYDRHLAICKPLHYSTIMNHRVCVLMLLLAWVGGFLHALLHIIFFYNLPFCGPNVIDHFGCDTYPLFKLACTDTHITALTVAANDGAICVTIFTLLLISYGVILHSLKNLSQEGKREALSTCGSHITVVVLFFVPCIFTYLRPPVTLPIDKYLAVFYTVVTPMLNPLIYTLRNVEMQNAMKKLWIRKKQ